Proteins co-encoded in one Arachis stenosperma cultivar V10309 chromosome 7, arast.V10309.gnm1.PFL2, whole genome shotgun sequence genomic window:
- the LOC130940272 gene encoding 60S acidic ribosomal protein P3-like produces the protein MEVFTFVLRKSGAEWTVKQHSGDIEDSASSTYDLQRKLVNAARAADSSGAVQSSFSFVSPSSAVFQVVVGGAVFVGGGAVAAAPAGGAAAESAAAPAAEKKEEKVEKEEDEDFGMSLFD, from the coding sequence ATGGAAGTATTCACATTCGTTCTCCGCAAATCCGGCGCCGAGTGGACTGTGAAGCAGCACTCCGGCGACATCGAGGACTCCGCCTCCTCCACCTACGACCTTCAACGCAAGCTCGTCAATGCCGCTCGCGCCGCTGATTCCTCCGGCGCCGTTCAGTCCTCTTTCTCTTTCGTTTCTCCCTCCTCTGCTGTTTTCCAAGTGGTTGTGGGTGGTGCAGTCTTCGTTGGAGGTGGTGCTGTTGCTGCTGCTCCTGCTGGTGGTGCTGCCGCAGAGAGCGCCGCCGCCCCTGCTGccgagaagaaagaagagaaggtcGAGAAAGAGGAAGACGAAGATTTTGGAATGTCACTCTTTGATTAA
- the LOC130942245 gene encoding prefoldin subunit 2-like isoform X2, which produces MPKVEHRSKWPKRPRRPKRLKRNTSTDYSSPHLPAPLLGCSAARRPLTVISGDADCIPTGGVSFFSICGDEFSTIHGCIIFFFRGTTMAGKAEGSDHREPVNEQAVANIYAAMRSELNQIHSKITELEMEVSEHSLVVNAIQPLDPSRRCYRMIGGVLVERTVKEVLPAVLRNKEGLEEVISRLNEALEKKKKEIVEFEAKYKIRIRKADAEVKDESGRKEGTAQGVLVGPAGGSEA; this is translated from the exons ATGCCTAAAGTGGAACATAGGTCCAAATGGCCCAAAAGGCCCAGACGGCCCAAAAGGCTCAAACGGAACACAAGCACAGACTACTCCAGTCCCCACTTACCTGCTCCGCTGCTCGGCTGCTCGGCTGCACGCAGACCACT CACCGTAATCTCCGGCGACGCAGATTGTATTCCCACCGGTGGCGTTAGCTTCTTCTCCATCTGCGGCGACGAATTCTCAACTATTCACGGCTGTATCATCTTCTTCTTTCGGGGCAC AACTATGGCTGGTAAAGCTGAAGGTAGTGATCACAGGGAGCCAGTTAATGAACAAGCAGTTGCGAATATATATGCGGCAATGAGGTCTGAACTCAACCAAATTCACTCGAAAATCACCGAGCTGGAAATGGAAGTTAGCGAGCACTCGCTGGTAGTTAATGCCATTCAGCCGCTCGATCCCTCTAGGCGATGCTATCGAATGATTGGGGGTGTTCTGGTCGAGAGGACTGTGAAGGAGGTCTTGCCTGCGGTGCTGCGCAACAAAGAGGGACTTGAAGAAGTTATTAGCAGGCTCAATGAAGCattggaaaagaagaaaaaggagattgttgagtttgagGCTAAATATAAAATCAGGATAAGGAAGGCTGATGCAGAGGTGAAGGATGAATCGGGTAGGAAGGAAGGCACTGCTCAAGGCGTTCTTGTTGGCCCTGCAGGTGGAAGTGAAGCATAG
- the LOC130942245 gene encoding prefoldin subunit 2-like isoform X3 translates to MAQKAQTAQKAQTEHKHRLLQSPLTCSAARLLGCTQTTVSTVISGDADCIPTGGVSFFSICGDEFSTIHGCIIFFFRGTTMAGKAEGSDHREPVNEQAVANIYAAMRSELNQIHSKITELEMEVSEHSLVVNAIQPLDPSRRCYRMIGGVLVERTVKEVLPAVLRNKEGLEEVISRLNEALEKKKKEIVEFEAKYKIRIRKADAEVKDESGRKEGTAQGVLVGPAGGSEA, encoded by the exons ATGGCCCAAAAGGCCCAGACGGCCCAAAAGGCTCAAACGGAACACAAGCACAGACTACTCCAGTCCCCACTTACCTGCTCCGCTGCTCGGCTGCTCGGCTGCACGCAGACCACTGTTAG CACCGTAATCTCCGGCGACGCAGATTGTATTCCCACCGGTGGCGTTAGCTTCTTCTCCATCTGCGGCGACGAATTCTCAACTATTCACGGCTGTATCATCTTCTTCTTTCGGGGCAC AACTATGGCTGGTAAAGCTGAAGGTAGTGATCACAGGGAGCCAGTTAATGAACAAGCAGTTGCGAATATATATGCGGCAATGAGGTCTGAACTCAACCAAATTCACTCGAAAATCACCGAGCTGGAAATGGAAGTTAGCGAGCACTCGCTGGTAGTTAATGCCATTCAGCCGCTCGATCCCTCTAGGCGATGCTATCGAATGATTGGGGGTGTTCTGGTCGAGAGGACTGTGAAGGAGGTCTTGCCTGCGGTGCTGCGCAACAAAGAGGGACTTGAAGAAGTTATTAGCAGGCTCAATGAAGCattggaaaagaagaaaaaggagattgttgagtttgagGCTAAATATAAAATCAGGATAAGGAAGGCTGATGCAGAGGTGAAGGATGAATCGGGTAGGAAGGAAGGCACTGCTCAAGGCGTTCTTGTTGGCCCTGCAGGTGGAAGTGAAGCATAG
- the LOC130942245 gene encoding prefoldin subunit 2-like isoform X1, which translates to MAQKAQTAQKAQTEHKHRLLQSPLTCSAARLLGCTQTTVRFSIFSQFLLFSYSPNISLTLSSSVLSTVISGDADCIPTGGVSFFSICGDEFSTIHGCIIFFFRGTTMAGKAEGSDHREPVNEQAVANIYAAMRSELNQIHSKITELEMEVSEHSLVVNAIQPLDPSRRCYRMIGGVLVERTVKEVLPAVLRNKEGLEEVISRLNEALEKKKKEIVEFEAKYKIRIRKADAEVKDESGRKEGTAQGVLVGPAGGSEA; encoded by the exons ATGGCCCAAAAGGCCCAGACGGCCCAAAAGGCTCAAACGGAACACAAGCACAGACTACTCCAGTCCCCACTTACCTGCTCCGCTGCTCGGCTGCTCGGCTGCACGCAGACCACTGTTAGGTTTTCTATTTTCTCTCAATTCCTTCTCTTCTCTTATTCTCCCAATATATCTTTGACCCTTTCATCTTCTGTTCTCAGCACCGTAATCTCCGGCGACGCAGATTGTATTCCCACCGGTGGCGTTAGCTTCTTCTCCATCTGCGGCGACGAATTCTCAACTATTCACGGCTGTATCATCTTCTTCTTTCGGGGCAC AACTATGGCTGGTAAAGCTGAAGGTAGTGATCACAGGGAGCCAGTTAATGAACAAGCAGTTGCGAATATATATGCGGCAATGAGGTCTGAACTCAACCAAATTCACTCGAAAATCACCGAGCTGGAAATGGAAGTTAGCGAGCACTCGCTGGTAGTTAATGCCATTCAGCCGCTCGATCCCTCTAGGCGATGCTATCGAATGATTGGGGGTGTTCTGGTCGAGAGGACTGTGAAGGAGGTCTTGCCTGCGGTGCTGCGCAACAAAGAGGGACTTGAAGAAGTTATTAGCAGGCTCAATGAAGCattggaaaagaagaaaaaggagattgttgagtttgagGCTAAATATAAAATCAGGATAAGGAAGGCTGATGCAGAGGTGAAGGATGAATCGGGTAGGAAGGAAGGCACTGCTCAAGGCGTTCTTGTTGGCCCTGCAGGTGGAAGTGAAGCATAG
- the LOC130942245 gene encoding prefoldin subunit 2-like isoform X4: MAGKAEGSDHREPVNEQAVANIYAAMRSELNQIHSKITELEMEVSEHSLVVNAIQPLDPSRRCYRMIGGVLVERTVKEVLPAVLRNKEGLEEVISRLNEALEKKKKEIVEFEAKYKIRIRKADAEVKDESGRKEGTAQGVLVGPAGGSEA; encoded by the coding sequence ATGGCTGGTAAAGCTGAAGGTAGTGATCACAGGGAGCCAGTTAATGAACAAGCAGTTGCGAATATATATGCGGCAATGAGGTCTGAACTCAACCAAATTCACTCGAAAATCACCGAGCTGGAAATGGAAGTTAGCGAGCACTCGCTGGTAGTTAATGCCATTCAGCCGCTCGATCCCTCTAGGCGATGCTATCGAATGATTGGGGGTGTTCTGGTCGAGAGGACTGTGAAGGAGGTCTTGCCTGCGGTGCTGCGCAACAAAGAGGGACTTGAAGAAGTTATTAGCAGGCTCAATGAAGCattggaaaagaagaaaaaggagattgttgagtttgagGCTAAATATAAAATCAGGATAAGGAAGGCTGATGCAGAGGTGAAGGATGAATCGGGTAGGAAGGAAGGCACTGCTCAAGGCGTTCTTGTTGGCCCTGCAGGTGGAAGTGAAGCATAG